The Sorangiineae bacterium MSr11954 DNA segment GCGGGTGTACGGCGCCGCGCGCACGGCCGCCGAGGATCCGCTGTGGATCGGATCGTCGAAGCCCAACGTGGGGCATACCGAGGCCGCGGCCGGGGTCGCGGGGTTGCTCAAGGCGGTGCTCGTCCTGCAGGCGGGGGAGGTGCCTCCCGCGGCCAACTTCGAGAGCCCGACCTCGGGCTTCGCGTGGGACGGGTCGGCCATGGCGGTGGCCCGCGAGGGCGTGCTCCTGCGCCGCGCCGAGCGCCCGCACCTCGCGGCGGTGAGCTCCTTTGGCATGAGCGGCGTCAATGCGCACGCGATCGTGGAGGCGCGCGACGCGGCGCGCGAATCGGGGGGCGAGGCTCCGTACGTGCTGGTCTTGTCGGCGCGCAGCGATGCAGCGTTGCGGCAGCTCGCGGCGCGCTACGCGCGATGGTTCGCGGGGGAGGGCGATCGCGCGGCGGCGTACGATCGCTGCGCGACGGCGGGCATGGGGCGCGCGCACCACGACGCGCGGATCGCGATCGTGGCCGGGACCGACGAGGAGCTCGCGTCGCGGTTGCGCGCGGCCGCCGAGGGGCGCGAGGAGCGCGGGGTTCTCCGCGGGCGGGTCGCGGTGCCCCGGCGGAGCGGGCCCGTGTTCGTTTTCGGCGGGGAGCTCGCGCGGTCGTGGCAGCCGAAGAGCGTCTTGGCGCTGCTGCGGCAGAGCGATGTGTTTCGTGAGCGCGCGCGGGCGGTGGATGCGCACTTCCGGCGGCTCGCCGGTGGGTCGGTGCTCGATCGCATCGGGGTGGATGGGGATGCGCTCTTCGGCGTGGACGCGCTGTTCCTCGTTCAAGTGGCGCTGACGGATTTGTGGCGGTCGTACGGGGTCGAGCCTGCCGGCATTCACGGGCATGGCGCGGGCGCGATCGCCGCCTCGGTGATCGCGGGGCGGCTGTCGATCGAGGAGGGCGTTCGAAGGGTTGCGTCGGGCAGCTTCGCGGCGGCGGGCGAGCCGGTCGCTCCGGGCGCGGAGGGCGCGAGCGACGCGGGCGAGGAGGACGGCGTGGTCGTGGAGGTGCCGGCGGCCGCACCGGATGGCGACGTGCGGTATGCGATGTTGAGCAAGGTTGGGGAGCTCTATTGTGCGGGCTTTCCCATTCGCTTCGAGGGCGTTTACCCCGGCGGGCGGCGGGCCAGCCTGCCCACCTACCCGTGGCAGCGCGAACGTTATTGGTGGGACGAGCCGAGCGCTCCGGTTGCATCGAACGATGCGAGCGCTCCGGCGTCATCGCGCGAAGCGAGTCCATCGGCCGCCGACGAGCTCTTTTTCGAGATCGCATGGAACGAGCTGCCGCCGATCGGTGCCGAAGCGACGCTCGCCGGCACATGGCTCATCGTGTCGGAGCGGCCGGAGGAGGTCGAGCCCCTCGCGGCGCGGTTGTCCGAAGCCGGCGGCAACGTCATCACGGCGCACGCGGGGCCCCGGTTCGAGAAGCTATCGCCGGCGAGCTACCGCCTCGACCTTGCCGACGTGGGCGCGTTTGCTCGTCTGCTCCGGGATCTCTCCGGCGCCGTCGGGATCCTCGTGTGCTCGTCCTCGTCCGCCGGCGACCCCGCGACCTTCGAATGCCCCGAGACCTTGCGCGCCAAGGCCCACGGCGAAGCGGTCGCGGTGACGTCGCTCGTGCAAGCCATCGCGCAGGTGGGCTGGTTGAAGGCGCCCCGCCTCTACCTGATCACCCGGGGCGCACAGCCGGTGACCGCCGCCGACCACCGCACCCTCGCGATCGCCGCCGCCCCGCTCTGGGGTCTCGGCCGCGTCTTGGCGTACGAGCACCCCGAGCTCCGGTGCACGCGCATCGATCGCGATCCCGCCGACTCCAATTCCAGCTCCGACTCCAATTCCAACTTCGCGCGCGACATCCTCTCGGTCCTTCGCGCACGCGACGCGGCGGCGCCGGAGGACGAAGTCGCGTTTCGCGGCGGCCGCCGGTTCGTCGCCTCGCTCCAAAAGGGCCGCCACCCGTCCGCGCCGGAGCGCACCCTTCGTCTCCGAAGCGATCGCACCTACCTGGTCACGGGAGGGCTCGGCGGGATCGGCCTTCGACTCGCGGCGTGGTTGGTGGCCCGCGGCGCGTGCCACCTCGCCTTGTTCGGACGAAAGGCCGAGAGCCCCACCGCCCGCGAAGCCCTCGAGCCTTTGCGCGCTGCCGGAGCGCAGGTCCACACCTTTCGAGTCGACGTGAGCTCCACCGAGTCCGTCGCGGGCGCGCTCGCGATCCTCCGGCGCGATCTCCCGCCGCTCGCGGGCGTCTTTCACAGCGCGGGCGTGCTCGACGACGGATCGATCCTGCGCCTCGAGCCCTGGCAGTTCTCGGCCGTCATGGCCCCCAAGGTGCAAGGCGCGTGGAACCTCCATACGCTGCTCACGGAGCCCTCGATCGAGCTGTTCGTCCTGTTCTCGTCGACCGCATCGATGATCGGTGCGCCGGGCCAAGCCAACTACGCGGCCGCCAACGCCTTCTTGGACGCCCTCGCGCACCTTCGCCGCGGGCGCGGCCAGCCCGCGTTGAGCCTCCAATGGGGGAGCTGGGGCGAGGTTGGAATGGCCGCCGCGGACCATCGGCGCGGCGAGCGCCTCGCGGGTCGCGGCATGCGGTCCATGTCGGTCGACGAGGCGCTCCTCGCCATGGAGATCGCGATCCTCGAGGGGGCCGAGCGCCCGGCCGCGCGCGGTGTGGCCGCGCTCGATCCCGAGGCCTGGTGCCGCAGCCACCCCACGGTCTCGCGGTCCTCTTTGTTTCGAGAGCTCGTGGCCGAGCGCGCGCTCCCCGAGGCCCCTCGGCCCCCTCGTTTGCGCGACGAGCTTTTGACCCTCGCGAGCGGGGAGCGGCACCGGGCGCTCGAAGCGCGCTTGAAGGAGATGGTCGGCGACGTGAGCGGCGTATCGCCGGAGCGCCTCTCGACGACCGCGTCGTTCGTCACCATCGGGATTGACTCCGTCATGTCGCTCGAGCTCCGCGATTTGGTGACGGAGCGGCTGGAGGTCAGCTTGCCGCTCGTGAGCTTCGTCGACGAGAGCACCATCGAGGGCTTGGCGAACGAGCTCCTCCAACATTTTGCGGCAGCCAGCGTGCTTGGAACGGCCCCCGCGGCGGGGCAAGCGTCTACGAGGATCCTCCTATGAAGGTCGATGAATTGTTGCAAGCCTTGCTCGAGCAGGGCATCACGTTGTGGGCCGACGGCGACCAATTGGCGGTCGATGCTCCGTCGGGCGTCATCGCGCCCGAGCTCCGCCAGCAGCTGGTGGCGCACAAGCCCGCCCTCCTCGCCTTGCTCCGCCAGCAGCGCGAGCCGCGCAACGCGCCCTTGCCGCCCATCGTGCATCGCCCCGAGGAGCGCTACGAGCCGTTCCCGATGACGGAGATCCAGCAGGCCTACTGCGTGGGCCGCAACGCCGAGTTCGAGCTGAGCGCGGCCATGCACGCGTACAACGAGATCGACTGCCGCGATCTCGACGTGGCCCGCCTCGAGCATGCATGGAACCAGGTCGTCGATCGGCGCGAGATGCTGCGCGCGGTGGCGCTGCCCGGCTTCCAGCAGCGCATCTTGCAGTCGGTTCCCCGCTACCGCATCCCCGTCGAGGACCTGCGCGATCGCGATCCCGAGGCCATCGAGGCGCGGCTTCGAACGATCCGCGAGCGGCTCACCCACCAGGTGTTCCCGCTCGATCGATGGCCCACCTTCGAGCTCCGCGTCTGCCGTCTCGACGGCGGGCGCAGCCGGCTCTTCATGAGCATCGATGGAACCTTCATCGATGGATACAGCTTTCAGATCCTCTATCGGGAGCTGGTTCACTTCTACAAGCAGCCCGACGTGCTCCCCGAGCCCGCGGTGCTCGAGCTCTCGTTCCGCGACTACGCGCTGACCGTGCACGGCCTCCGCGACGGCGTGAACTACCAGCGCTCCCTCGCGTACTGGCGGGAGCGCCTGAAAACATTGCCGCCCGCGCCCGATCTGCCGCTGGAGCGCGATCCGAGCACCCTCAAGCGCCCGCGCTTCCAGCGGTGGCTCGACCGCATCGACATCGAGGTATGGCAGCGCTTGAAGACGCGGGCGCGCGCGCGCGGCCTGACCGAGCCCGAGCTCTTGCTCGCGGCCTACGCCGAAATCCTGGCCCGATGGAGCCGCAGCCCGCGCTTCACGATCAACGTTCCGCACTTCAACCGCCTGCCGCTGCACCCGCAGATCACCGACGTGGTCGGCACCTTCGCGAGCTTCACCTTGGTCGAGGTGGATCACCGGGCCGAGCGGAGCTTCACCGCCCGAGCCCTCGCCATCCGCGAGCAGCTCCTCCTCGCGCTGGAGCACCGCGAGATCAGCGGGGTGGAGCTCCTTCGCGAGCTCTTCAAGGCGCAGGGGAGGATCTCCGGGGCCATCATGCCGGTGGTGCTCACCAGCTTCGCCTCCCACCTCGGGGCGGGCGACTCGCACTGGGTCGACTTTTTGGCGCGCGAGTTCGGCGAGCTGGTTTGCGCCCTCACGCAAACGCCGCAAGTCTGGATCGACCATCAGATCGTCTACCAAAGCGATGGCGTGTTCCTCAATTGGGACGTCGCCGCCGAGCTGTTCCCGCCGGGGATGATCGACGCCATGTTCGGCACCTACGTCGATCTCTTGCGCCGCCTGGCCGACGACGACCTTGCGTGGGACGCGCCCTACCTCGATACGATGCCGCCGGCGCAGCGCGCGCTCCTCGCGGGGGTCAACGCCACCGAGCGCCCGCTGAGCGGCGATTTGCTTCACGCGGGGTTCTACCGGCAGGCGGCCGTGTGCCCGGACGCGCGTGCGCTGGTGATGCGCGACGTGGCGCTCACGTACCGGGAGCTCGCGCGGCGCGCGAACCGTCTGGGGCATGCGCTTCGCGCGGCGGGCGCCGGTCGGGGCGGTGTGGTTGCCATCGTGATGGAAAAGGGGTGGGAGCAGATCGTGGCGGCCATCGGGGTCTTGGCCTCGGGGGCGGCGTACCTCCCCATCGACGCGGCGCTGCCCGCGGAGCGGCGCTTCTACATGATGGAAAACGGCGGCGCCAAGCTGGTGGTGACGCAGCCCAAGTTCGCGGGGCAGCCGCTGCCACCCGGCGCCCGGGCGTTGGTGGTGACCGAAGATGCCTTCGGCGATGCGAGCGACGCTCCGCTGGCGCCCTCGCAAGGACCCGAGGATCTGGCGCATATCCTCTACACGTCGGGATCGACCGGGTTGCCCAACGGGGCGATGTTGACCCACCAGGGCATGGTCAACGCGATCGAGTGGACCAACCGTCGCTTTGGGATCGGCGCCGACGATCGGGTGATCGCGCTGAGCGCGCTCCACCACGACTTTTCGGTCTACGACATCTTCGGGACCTTGAGCGCCGGCGCGACCATCGTGATGCCCGACGCCGAGACGCGGCGGGATCCTTCGCACTGGGCGGAGCTCATGAGCCGCGAGGGGGTCACGGTCTGGAGCACCGTGCCGGCGATGATGGAGATGCTGCTGACGCACCTCGAGGGCGGCGGCGCCCGGGTGGGGTGCCCGCTGCGGCTGGCGATGTTCGGCGGCGATTGGGTACCCGTCACCATGCCCGCGCGGGTGCGCGCGCAGTTCGGGGACGATGTGCAGGTCGTCAGCGTGGGCGGGCCCACGGAGACCTCGCTCTGGAACATCACGCACCCGGTCGCGCGCGACGATGAAAAACGGCGCAGCATTCCGTACGGGAAGCCCATCGCGAACACCAAGTATTACGTGCTCGACGAGCAGCTCGAGGAGCGCCCCATCGGGGTGCCCGGTGAGCTTTGCTGCGCGGGGGTCGGGGTGGCCCGCGGGTACGTGGGCGCGGGCGCGCGGACGGCGAAGTTCACGGTCCTTCCGAGGACGGGGGAGCGCATCTACCGCACCGGTGATCTCGGGCGCTATCTGCCCGATGGGAGCATCGAGTTTTTGGGGCGGGTCGACTTCCAGCTCTCGATCCGAGGGCAGCGCATCGAGCCGGGGGAGATCGAGGCGGCGTTACTGTTGGAGCCGAGCGTCCGCGCGGCGGTGGTGGGGGCAGTGGGGGAGCACCACGACAAGAAGCTGGTGGCCTATGTGGTGGCGGCCGATCCGGGGGCGGGGATCGATGTTCCGCGTTTGCGTGAATTTCTCGCGCGCAAGCTGCCGGAGCATATGGTCCCCGCGGTGATCCGGATCCTCGATGCGCTGCCGTTGACGGCGAACGCCAAGGTCGATCGGCGGGCGCTGCCGAGCCTCGACGAGGCGGTGGGGGCGGTCGTGCGCGGCGCGCCGTCTTCGGTGCGGGCGCCGGGCGCGGAGGCGCGGTCCATCGAGGAGAGGGTGGGCACGATCGTTCAGCAGGTGCTCGGGCTCGCGGAGGTGCATCCCGATCGGAACTTCTTCGAGCTCGGCGCCAATTCGATCCACCTGGTGCAGCTTCACGCCAAGCTCGGCGAGGCTTTTGGGATCAAGATCCCGCTCGTCGAGCTATTCGGCAATCCCACCGTCCGTTTTCTTGCGCAGCACGTCGGCAGCAGGACAAAGGCGTCTTTGCCGCCCGAACAAAAGCAAAATGAGGCGAAGCTCGCACCGCGGTCGGGCGAAGGTCGCCCTACGGAGCTCGCAACGCGATCGGGCGAAGGTCGCGCCGCGGGGCTCGCACCGCGGTCGGACGATGCTCGCCCTATGGAGTCCGCGCTGCCCGCCGGCGACGATCGCGATATCGCCATTATCGGGATGAGCTGCCGCATGCCGGGGGCGCCGAATGTGGAGCGGTTCTGGGAGAACCTCGTTGGGGGCGTGGAGTCGATCACCACGTTTACGGACGAGGAGCTGCTCGCCGCGGGGGTGAGCCCGTCTTCGTTTGCCGATCCCGATTACGTGCGGGCGTCTGCGGTGCTCGAGGACTATGATCAATTCGACGCGGGCTTCTTTTCCCTCTCGGAACGGGAGGCGCGGAAGCTCGATCCGCAGCAGCGGCTCTTTTTGGAGTGCGCGTGGGAGGCGCTGGAGAGCGCGGGGTACCGTACGGCCGACTGCGGTGAGACCACAGGCGTTTATGCCGGTAAGAGCGTGAGCCATTACCGTTATCCGTATCCGGATTTGACGAAACCCATCGAGTTCTTTCAAGACCTCGTCTCGCAAGACAAAGACTTTCTGGCCACCCAAGTCTCGTACAAGCTCGACTTGCGCGG contains these protein-coding regions:
- a CDS encoding type I polyketide synthase; the protein is MSQNGTSAADLTALQQALLTIAKLQNKLAAQSRGEGEAIAIVGMGCRLAGGVDGPERLRELLWQGREALSAIPAGRGALQGLYDPDPAKPGKACMRRAGFIDDVDSFDAEFFHITRREAEGIDPQQRLFLEVSWEALEHAGIAPDRLAGTRTGVFAGVHAKDYAHLGAPGLEKIGAHYSTGVDASYVAGRLAYFLGLEGPVMTIDTACSSSLVAVHQACQSLRTGESKLAIAGGVKLLLSPHLSVFLSKAGALSPAGHCRAFDRAADGMVQGEGCGVVILKRLKDAEREGDRILAVIRGSAVNHNGASGGLTVPSPRAQEALYRLAIEQARVSARDIDYLEAHGTGTRLGDPIELQGVARVYGAARTAAEDPLWIGSSKPNVGHTEAAAGVAGLLKAVLVLQAGEVPPAANFESPTSGFAWDGSAMAVAREGVLLRRAERPHLAAVSSFGMSGVNAHAIVEARDAARESGGEAPYVLVLSARSDAALRQLAARYARWFAGEGDRAAAYDRCATAGMGRAHHDARIAIVAGTDEELASRLRAAAEGREERGVLRGRVAVPRRSGPVFVFGGELARSWQPKSVLALLRQSDVFRERARAVDAHFRRLAGGSVLDRIGVDGDALFGVDALFLVQVALTDLWRSYGVEPAGIHGHGAGAIAASVIAGRLSIEEGVRRVASGSFAAAGEPVAPGAEGASDAGEEDGVVVEVPAAAPDGDVRYAMLSKVGELYCAGFPIRFEGVYPGGRRASLPTYPWQRERYWWDEPSAPVASNDASAPASSREASPSAADELFFEIAWNELPPIGAEATLAGTWLIVSERPEEVEPLAARLSEAGGNVITAHAGPRFEKLSPASYRLDLADVGAFARLLRDLSGAVGILVCSSSSAGDPATFECPETLRAKAHGEAVAVTSLVQAIAQVGWLKAPRLYLITRGAQPVTAADHRTLAIAAAPLWGLGRVLAYEHPELRCTRIDRDPADSNSSSDSNSNFARDILSVLRARDAAAPEDEVAFRGGRRFVASLQKGRHPSAPERTLRLRSDRTYLVTGGLGGIGLRLAAWLVARGACHLALFGRKAESPTAREALEPLRAAGAQVHTFRVDVSSTESVAGALAILRRDLPPLAGVFHSAGVLDDGSILRLEPWQFSAVMAPKVQGAWNLHTLLTEPSIELFVLFSSTASMIGAPGQANYAAANAFLDALAHLRRGRGQPALSLQWGSWGEVGMAAADHRRGERLAGRGMRSMSVDEALLAMEIAILEGAERPAARGVAALDPEAWCRSHPTVSRSSLFRELVAERALPEAPRPPRLRDELLTLASGERHRALEARLKEMVGDVSGVSPERLSTTASFVTIGIDSVMSLELRDLVTERLEVSLPLVSFVDESTIEGLANELLQHFAAASVLGTAPAAGQASTRILL